One Bombus fervidus isolate BK054 chromosome 7, iyBomFerv1, whole genome shotgun sequence genomic region harbors:
- the LOC139989197 gene encoding uncharacterized protein isoform X6, whose amino-acid sequence MSSHIQKSCVGLEATLSDSKKKYGDKVNALLSAWEHVTNFIPGATPEATQSLIEWAHKHTLKLVLRGEWPKLSPATKTHLSVTLQRCASHLVQHPAAPRCTALIALVHNPWTHPALDSILNGQPDSEHEEEFCCSEKGELLTMRLKILCEDRCEDIAVKLAAACVRSLRRSDRLRSLSDSHHVHYMIDVYIVLLYKLKRMQDIFAQLKLMDLSDGLELVQRLSGERPTKYGTARVWRNSIKAAELVAQYLVTAGMVRPVPETGANVLEQILNSWALLHSKLKDVAPTLPGMIRKLIEPAESAQHIYIFCAVLVKHFGDSIKPVVIELYIRALTTDMNELESQKTKSDTEKVRETAKRLSMQFLKLADVVGSNIGIARECVLTAFSLHPTRACYDRIKEIAVACGKTKEDGTSSGDNVVAGSEKLNHILENSHSNIGLKKIDNNTGEKNGTKVANTDSSSLCNSSLFPVSPSLSSSIAGITTPTKKNIDFQNGQVTKNFERTDQLLKSFLTLKKGDTTNSASDRCPLHPKRDSLSNGPLGELCFNCGEFIGNDISRSKTPESNNTNSRNVERTLDALILIKGDAVTGSANYDEKSVPNQVLDAEKLGLSPQLCDDLAVVLSSPRYHMLSWVLDWKELKSLCERYLENAEEMRNTNKELKYLNIDYSQFKDWPSEDDTKDIFFGIEKGYEQWVDLPSDGSEQFGSFQPAGNFKRSSTRRSLDDVTTTDSDSGSVLRVKRTGRQRKTHRLESSESDYDSTERKPKHFRNRISSISDTDSNTQDSQTDSFGSDGCRLEVKKKSNKSSNKESSKKRSKTSKLTVDSVSHFHMLVNENVRHTNTNEDASGSDVSGNDIITLFSADMDESKRETIKGSTYTATAPLILTERRSDPAVLKSLRMFRPQNSKKSARISQILHKNLLNKSKDNNNLENNTNSITKFAPMLSTLNLNPKIVLTRADEIDDRLIRSKKQQRLSSGDITSELMNIQKNMPFSPNKNALSPYQKQKGNGAAITGKTDLSPTGGRDLNSKSNLGKRKFDILAKVVRDSDILAKNVPGLNSLDMMVPPRMRPTVNVVQLSRNIPQSPNSGSINSGNTPPRPNRTPSVAGNIQLPGTPSSGGHDSGVGMSPAGQTPPPRSSILPDVGEETNQLPDSSPTSSTTTNVSGQLEPDSSPRTVPIRRNQQSQSPKKSPPPCSTVATTTTTSSVIASTITSEQLQIVCKPDGTYQLASVNPNVVSNQRNVLNLQNIDDGNVGNFSRQNQRADNANANRSTYERLTSAKVTAQSGQNTGLPKFQQAFGKTIYTLSTDTSTGGVTGASSETPHVQTASPQKTANLSKAVQTSVPNAQQTNASTGINVQSIANIPNTLQLSTSRQILNIVQSSGNNPNVASSPNTNQTLTQLVQSVQNASPGVIYTHKIPVTISTTNPSQLNIIPTISHSNSIPPGRTPVVKLNIIRAPLRQPNITGAIQVLTTPRLQQQQQQQQQQQQQQQQQQQQQQQQQQQQPPPQQQQPTTVRRDSLLGSPMEVPNQVSSTTLEQLREFESVLEQVKERSTIQPQSHQTISTAATTTVQTQTTTQQTQAIKPQQVSVSALTQPLLMPTQQTTNNDFASNGNTVNFHQDVFSQKVSLTYVNQNAGSVVTKTPNSTPVVVVTSYCQPAASPALSVTSQSSSSPCVTPAPTPAPSAGKTPPTPPSSKTVKKTAPKTVKTSATNTSKASPIPKPQQKPQEDEQTAQRIYAILDEYAEQLRNSPDLNNKPAPRRRSNPPTNPSQSSKRKKSNTSKTKSGGQQSSELSPSTDDLGRTMGSEDSSSGVAQVQDSPAGFSAPEEPSSNVGSVTDTTAEIRNLTNDSNDSVELNVKRRNLIFAEPGSGQSRAVIVQEAVQTSSVSVSEALASVTGKMGSTAVLVPGPNYILPMNLVKGQQFTIVSSGSKLLATMPATVRATGNTGVSNTLVLQSFLNQAGKIISQPGQVKQVKIPSLQTLSGNQTLTTTQNVQGASVVIPHSGNHAQFMSDLSTEKSNIISDLTMTKSDTVTGGVTVESATNTIVVNKSNSTIGLIQRNMNEPSENQPICSVITSNPNLTLQGARLFNSSIHKLTTPSLKSDNVVCITPTATIAHSPEKKSPQESQMHNEKSVSIQTSATIALAFATQSDVSLLNDAQQYQQQQQQQQQKDMKEISAEIIPGAKIISPKTVKRKIDDAMDSMSTITVASKQSGVIDHTTQFLVTGGPSSSDSQESAVQQSADGIEVSCKIGNGLLYGNARLQEAWEPEGKVSPDTPWRYVPTSANSLSMEPLNPRYSDNSENVQSVLQIINKGQGIEMASGHIYQTNTKKYFMNHTLEPFQQYSNKSNMMKTPLNPRLDRELLQQKMERKAAAIEREMKLQKSLSEECEDLGVDEPSTSDLFPEADLLFDTNHSPSFDHSSQDASCSQPLGMKSYGGSYFRSLDSSSGSRDVSPIADFKLNERRKSSSQRTRSAKDSLKKLKRDKIDDLHLENPSKHMRLTLDNLSQDEASNSNSDISRLSPTNLGSLENDSLKDTGRTKMMSRNGSKEGSPSSVSSIPSNMKLDIDLDSESLPPSINVNNTSAASSGDESLTLLSGNTADVTIPSPLSPIAGPMLSTHKYTYTNKKRIPSKVTRMDYLSWESPMSERMRSSSDEEDSSISESISSQPEDNALSNGLEDSVQSLKSLSNERRCNYLKKKDKLQVNSRVVLNRADHKSSLSKRIKVNESIQDSVMVSSDKTSEPSDDETGNIALVEPDCRARRSSLRGHVKKGCACCNGSPERPKKKSVKPEHSRLKKRLPSKQAGKKR is encoded by the exons GGGCTTGAAGCGACATTGAGTGACAGCAAAAAGAAGTACGGCGACAAGGTGAATGCACTTCTGTCCGCCTGGGAGCATGTCACCAATTTCATTCCTGGGGCAACGCCAGAGGCCACCCAGTCTCTCATAGAATGGGCTCACAA ACACACGTTGAAATTGGTACTGCGCGGGGAGTGGCCGAAGTTGTCACCCGCGACGAAGACGCACCTCAGTGTAACGTTACAGAGGTGCGCGTCACACCTGGTGCAACACCCCGCTGCACCCAGGTGCACTGCCCTGATAGCTCTGGTGCACAATCCATGGACTCATCCCGCTCTCGACAGCATACTTAACGGCCAACCGGATTCCGAACATGAAGAGG AGTTCTGCTGTTCGGAGAAAGGTGAACTGCTGACAATGAGGCTGAAAATACTTTGCGAGGACCGCTGCGAGGACATAGCGGTAAAACTCGCCGCTGCTTGCGTACGTTCTCTGCGACGAAGCGATCGGTTGCGCTCACTCTCGGATTCTCATCACGTTCATTACATGATCGACGTCTATATCGTCCTCTTGTATAAATTGAAACGCATGCAAGATATATTCGCTCAA CTAAAATTAATGGACCTCAGCGACGGATTGGAATTGGTCCAACGTCTCAGTGGTGAAAGACCGACAAAGTATGGAACTGCACGCGTTTGGAGAAATTCGATAAAAGCTGCCGAATTGGTTGCACAATATCTCGTTACAGCTGGTATGGTACGCCCTGTGCCGGAAACGGGCGCAAACGTTTTGGAACAAATTCTAAACTCTTGGGCATTGTTGCATTCGAAATTAAAAGACGTAGCACCTACGTTGCCGGGGATGATAAGGAAATTAATCGAACCCGCTGAGAGTGCTCAGcacatttatatcttttgcGCGGTACTTGTTAAGCAT TTTGGCGATAGCATAAAGCCCGTGGTAATCGAATTGTATATCAGGGCGTTGACCACGGATATGAACGAATTGGAGAGTCAAAAAACAAAATCCGATACGGAGAAGGTTCGCGAGACTGCGAAACGCCTGAGCATGCAATTCCTCAAGTTAGCCGATGTCGTTGGTAGCAATATCGGTATTGCCCGAGAGTGCGTGTTGACAGCGTTTTCTCTGCATCCTACCAGGGCTTGTTACGATAGGATCAAGGAAATCGCTGTTGCGTGCGGAAAAACGAAAGAGGATGGAACGTCCTCCGGTGATAACGTCGTCGCCGGTAGCGAGAAACTAAACCACATCCTTGAGAATAGTCATTCTAACATAGGATTGAAAAAGATCGATAACAATACAGGAGAAAAGAACGGAACAAAAGTGGCGAATACGGATTCTTCGTCTTTATGCAACTCTTCGTTATTTCCAGTGTCGCCGTCGTTGTCCAGTTCGATCGCGGGTATAACAACACCAACGAAAAAGAATATCGACTTCCAAAACGGACAAGTAACCAAGAACTTTGAGCGAACGGATCAACTGTTAAAGAGCTTTTTAACTCTGAAAAAGGGAGATACGACGAACTCGGCAAGCGACAGGTGTCCTTTGCATCCAAAGAGGGATTCGTTATCCAATGGTCCACTCGGAGAACTTTGCTTCAATTGCGGAGAGTTTATTGGCAACGATATCTCGAGAAGTAAGACTCCAGAATCGAACAATACGAACTCTAGAAACGTGGAAAGAACGCTCGATGCTTTAATTCTGATCAAAGGCGACGCTGTCACGGGTTCTGCGAATTACGACGAAAAATCCGTGCCAAATCAAGTGCTAGACGCGGAAAAACTCGGTCTGTCGCCACAGCTTTGCGACGATTTGGCCGTGGTTTTGAGCAGTCCTCGTTACCACATGCTTAGCTGGGTTTTGGATTGGAAGGAGCTGAAAAGTCTGTGCGAGAGATACTTGGAAAACGCCGAAGAGATGAGAAATACCAACAAGGAGctgaaatatctcaatatcGATTATTCCCAGTTCAAAGATTGGCCCTCGGAAGATGATACCAAGGATATCTTTTTTGGAATCGAAAAGGGATACGAACAATGGGTGGATTTACCGTCGGATGGCTCGGAACAGTTTGGTAGCTTCCAGCCTGCTGGTAACTTCAAGAGATCGTCGACGAGAAGAAGCCTCGATGACGTTACCACCACCGATTCCGATAGCGGAAGTGTATTACGAGTAAAGAGAACAGGCAGACAGAGAAAAACTCATAGATTAGAATCCTCCGAAAGCGACTATGACAGCACGGAACGTAAACCGAAACATTTTAGGAATAGGATCAGTTCGATCTCTGATACCGACAGTAATACGCAAGATAGTCAAACAGACAGCTTTGGCAGCGACGGATGTCGACTGGAGGTAAAGAAAAAGTCGAATAAATCGTCCAATAAAGAGTCGAGTAAGAAACGTTCGAAAACATCAAAATTAACCGTTGATTCCGTCTCGCATTTTCATATGCTCGTTAATGAAAACGTTCGACATACAAACACGAACGAAGACGCGAGCGGTTCCGACGTAAGTGGCAACGatattataactttattttctgCCGATATGGATGAAAGCAAACGTGAAACGATAAAAGGTTCGACATACACAGCAACCGCGCCATTAATACTTACAGAGAGAAGGAGCGATCCAGCGGTACTTAAATCTTTGAGGATGTTCAGGCCGCaaaattcgaagaaatctgCGAGGATTTCTCAGATACTGCACAAGAATCTTCTAAATAAGAGTAAAGACAATAATAACTTAGAGAATAATACGAACAGTATAACGAAATTTGCTCCGATGCTCAGCACGCTCAACCTGAACCCGAAGATCGTATTAACCAGAGCGGACGAGATCGACGACAGACTGATACGATCGAAAAAACAGCAACGATTGAGTAGCGGCGATATTACGAGCGAGCTGATGAACATTCAGAAGAATATGCCGTTCTCTCCGAACAAAAACGCATTATCCCCGTATCAGAAACAAAAAGGAAATGGAGCAGCGATCACTGGTAAAACGGACTTGTCTCCTACCGGTGGACGGGACTTAAATTCTAAATCGAATTTGGGCAAAAGAAAGTTTGACATTCTCGCGAAGGTTGTCAGGGATTCGGATATCTTGGCAAAAAATGTACCCGGTCTAAATTCATTGGATATGATGGTACCACCAAGAATGCGACCCACCGTAAACGTCGTGCAACTCTCAAGAAACATTCCACAGAGTCCGAATTCGGGCTCTATCAACAGCGGAAATACTCCCCCGCGGCCAAACAGAACTCCGAGCGTGGCTGGAAATATTCAATTACCCGGTACACCCTCTTCCGGGGGGCACGATAGCGGCGTTGGCATGAGCCCGGCTGGTCAAACCCCTCCCCCGAGATCGTCGATTCTTCCCGATGTCGGTGAAGAAACGAATCAACTACCCGATAGTTCACCAACCTCTTCTACGACCACGAACGTTTCCGGTCAACTCGAGCCTGACTCGAGTCCTAGAACGGTGCCTATTCGGCGAAATCAACAGAGTCAGTCGCCCAAGAAATCCCCGCCTCCTTGTTCCACTGTCGCAACTACCACGACGACGAGCTCGGTAATCGCCTCGACCATCACATCGGAGCAACTACAAATCGTTTGTAAACCAGACGGTACATACCAGTTGGCCTCTGTAAATCCGAACGTAGTGTCTAATCAGAGAAATGTCCTCAATCTGCAAAACATCGACGATGGAAACGTTGGTAATTTTTCGCGGCAAAACCAAAGAGCCGATAACGCAAACGCAAACAGGAGTACGTACGAGAGATTAACGTCTGCGAAAGTGACGGCGCAGTCTGGACAAAACACCGGTTTGCCCAAATTTCAGCAAGCTTTCGGCAAAACTATCTATACGCTTTCCACGGACACGTCGACGGGCGGCGTAACCGGCGCCTCGTCGGAAACGCCGCACGTGCAGACGGCGTCCCCGCAGAAGACGGCAAACCTATCGAAAGCAGTACAAACATCCGTACCTAATGCACAACAAACGAACGCGTCTACAGGTATAAACGTACAGTCCATtgcaaacattccaaacacgtTACAATTATCCACTAGCAGGCAAATCTTGAATATCGTCCAAAGCTCTGGAAATAACCCAAACGTAGCGTCTAGTCCGAATACGAATCAAACGTTGACGCAGCTAGTACAAAGCGTTCAGAATGCTTCGCCGGGTGTGATATACACGCACAAAATTCCTGTTACTATATCCACCACAAATCCCAGTCAACTGAACATTATACCGACTATATCGCATTCGAATTCGATACCACCTGGAAGAACACCGGTGGTCAAGTTGAACATCATTCGTGCTCCTTTGAGGCAACCAAACATTACAGGAGCTATTCAAGTTTTGACCACGCCAAGAttacaacaacagcagcagcagcagcaacaacagcagcagcagcagcaacaacaacagcaacaacaacaacagcagcagcagcaacagccgCCACCACAGCAACAACAACCAACAACAGTTAGGAGAGACAGTTTGCTTGGTTCTCCTATGGAGGTACCGAATCAAGTCAGTTCAACCACTTTGGAACAATTGAGAGAATTCGAAAGCGTCCTGGAGCAAGTGAAAGAGAGGAGTACGATTCAACCACAATCTCATCAAACGATATCCACCGCAGCCACTACCACCGTACAAACGCAAACCACTACGCAACAAACGCAAGCTATAAAACCACAGCAGGTTTCTGTGAGCGCTCTCACTCAACCGCTTTTGATGCCGACGCAGCAAACCACCAACAACGATTTTGCGAGCAACGGCAACACGGTAAATTTTCATCAGGACGTTTTCTCTCAGAAAGTTTCTCTAACCTACGTAAATCAAAACGCAGGCTCCGTTGTCACGAAAACCCCAAATTCGACTCCGGTCGTTGTTGTGACCAGCTACTGTCAACCGGCGGCTTCGCCCGCTCTCAGTGTCACTTCGCAAAGTTCTTCCAGCCCGTGCGTCACCCCGGCTCCGACGCCTGCACCATCCGCTGGGAAAACGCCTCCCACTCCACCTTCGTCGAAAACGGTGAAAAAAACGGCGCCCAAGACGGTGAAAACCAGCGCGACGAACACGTCGAAGGCTTCGCCAATACCGAAGCCGCAACAAAAGCCACAGGAAGACGAACAGACCGCTCAAAGAATCTACGCTATATTAGACGAGTATGCGGAGCAATTGCGAAATTCTCCCGATCTGAACAATAAACCCGCCCCGAGGAGAAGATCAAATCCACCAACGAATCCGAGTCAATCTTCGAAGAGGAAAAAGTCGAATACGAGCAAAACGAAATCTGGTGGTCAACAGAGTTCGGAACTTAGCCCGAGTACAGACGATCTCGGAAGAACAATGGGCAGCGAGGATTCTTCGAGCGGCGTTGCTCAGGTGCAAGACAGTCCTGCTGGTTTCTCCGCTCCGGAGGAACCGTCCAGTAACGTTGGAAGCGTGACGGATACAACTGCCGAAATTAGGAACCTGACGAACGATTCGAACGACAGTGTGGAATTAAACGTTAAGAGACGAAATCTGATTTTCGCGGAACCTGGTTCCGGACAGTCGAGAGCGGTGATCGTTCAGGAAGCTGTGCAGACTAGTTCCGTGAGCGTCAGCGAAGCTCTAGCTTCGGTAACGGGAAAGATGGGAAGCACAGCTGTCTTGGTCCCTGGACCTAATTACATATTACCGATGAACCTAGTGAAAGGTCAGCAATTCACGATAGTATCCAGCGGATCGAAGCTTCTCGCAACGATGCCAGCAACCGTACGAGCTACTGGAAACACCGGTGTATCGAATACTCTCGTGCTTCAATCCTTTCTGAATCAAGCAGGGAAAATAATCTCGCAACCGGGGCAAGTCAAGCAAGTTAAAATACCATCGCTGCAGACTCTGTCAGGCAATCAGACTCTGACCACGACGCAAAACGTTCAGGGTGCGTCGGTGGTCATTCCTCATAGTGGAAATCATGCTCAATTTATGAGCGACTTAAGTACAGAGAAGAGTAACATCATCAGTGACTTGACTATGACAAAATCCGACACGGTGACCGGAGGAGTTACCGTTGAATCCGCGACGAACACGATCGTCGTGAACAAGAGCAATTCTACGATCGGTCTGATACAGCGTAACATGAACGAGCCGTCGGAAAACCAACCGATATGCAGCGTGATCACCAGCAATCCTAATTTAACTCTTCAAGGCGCCAGACTGTTCAACTCCTCTATACACAAACTGACGACGCCGAGTCTTAAGTCTGACAACGTAGTGTGTATAACACCAACAGCTACGATCGCCCATAGCCCAGAAAAGAAGTCACCGCAAGAAAGTCAAATGCATAACGAAAAATCTGTCTCCATTCAAACGAGTGCAACGATTGCTCTCGCCTTTGCCACTCAGTCCGATGTTTCCTTGTTGAACGACGCTCAACAATatcagcagcagcagcaacaacaacaacaaaaggATATGAAGGAAATATCGGCGGAAATAATCCCTGGTGCCAAGATCATCTCCCCGAAGACAGTCAAGAGAAAAATCGACGACGCAATGG ACTCTATGTCGACGATAACGGTTGCGAGTAAACAGTCTGGTGTAATCGACCACACGACGCAGTTCCTAGTAACCGGTGGACCAAGTAGTTCGGATAGTCAAGAATCTGCTGTTCAGCAGTCTGCCGATGGCATCGAGGTATCGTGCAAGATTGGAAACGGCTTACTATATGGAAACGCGCGATTGCAAGAAGCTTGGGAACCAGAGGGTAAAGTGTCGCCCGATACACCTTGGCGATACGTTCCTACGTCCGCGAATTCTTTAAGTATGGAACCATTAAATCCAAGATACTCAGATAATTCGGAGAACGTTCAAAGCGTTCTGCAGATCATCAATAAAGGTCAAGGTATCGAGATGGCGAGTGGACACATCTACCAAACGAACACGAAAAAGTACTTTATGAATCATACGTTAGAACCATTCCAGCAATACTCGAATAAGAGCAACATGATGAAAACACCGTTAAATCCTAGATTAGATCGAGAATTGTTACAACAAAAGATGGAGAGGAAAGCAGCCGCCATAGAACGCGAGATGAAGCTACAGAAAAGTTTATCGGAGGAGTGCGAAGACTTGGGCGTGGACGAACCGAGTACCAGTGACTTGTTCCCAGAGGCAGATTTATTGTTCGATACGAATCATTCTCCATCGTTCGATCATTCTTCTCAGGACGCATCCTGCAGTCAGCCGCTGGGTATGAAATCTTACGGTGGTTCCTATTTTCGTTCGTTAGATTCGTCGAGCGGTAGCAGAGACGTCAGTCCCATTGCCGATTTTAAGCTGAACGAACGTAGAAAAAGTAGCAGCCAGCGAACCAGATCCGCGAAAGattctttgaaaaaattgaaaagagacAAGATAGACGATCTACATTTAGAAAATCCTTCGAAGCACATGCGGCTAACCTTGGATAATTTAAGTCAGGACGAAGCGTCGAACAGTAATTCTGATATTTCGAGATTATCACCGACGAATCTGGGGTCGTTGGAGAACGATTCGTTGAAGGATACGGGTCGGACAAAAATGATGTCAAGAAATGGTTCGAAGGAAGGTTCGCCTAGTAGCGTATCGAGCATTCCATCGAACATGAAATTGGATATAGACTTGGATTCGGAATCGCTACCCCCAAGCATCAATGTAAATAATACCTCGGCAGCAAGCTCGGGGGACGAAAGTTTAACCCTGCTGAGCGGTAACACCGCCGATGTCACGATACCTTCGCCACTCTCACCGATCGCTGGTCCCATGCTATCGACGCACAAGTATACCTATACCAATAAGAAGCGAATTCCGTCGAAGGTGACGAGAATGGATTACCTTTCTTGGGAGAGTCCAATGTCCGAGAGAATGAGATCGAGTAGCGACGAAGAGGATTCTAGTATAAGCGAATCGATCAGCAGTCAACCGGAAGACAACGCTCTGAGCAACGGACTCGAGGATAGCGTACAAAGTCTCAAGTCTCTGTCGAACGAGCGACGCTGCaattatctaaaaaaaaaagataagttACAGGTGAATTCAAGAGTAGTGTTGAATCGAGCGGATCATAAGAGTAGTCTGTCGAAGCGTATCAAGGTGAACGAGTCGATTCAAGATTCGGTCATGGTTTCCAGCGACAAGACCTCCGAGCCCTCGGACGACGAAACGGGCAATATCGCTTTGGTCGAGCCGGACTGTCGAGCTAGACGATCGAGTTTACGTGGACACGTTAAAAAGGGATGTGCCTGTTGCAACGGATCGCCCGAAAGACCCAAAAAGAAATCGGTCAAGCCCGAACACTCGAGATTAAAGAAGCGACTGCCCTCGAAACAAGCTGGAAAGAAAAGGTAG